The genomic interval CTTATGAAGCAAACAAAAAAATTAGGGAGAAATTATCTATTCCGTCTATTGATACAAACAGTATTTTACTCTCTCGTCCTTCTGAAAAAGAATCGGTAACCTGGAGACAAAATATACGATCCGGTCAAACTATTCGAGCAGATGAAAATATAGTAATCTTAGGGAATGTAAACACAAACGCCTATATTATAGCAGCGGGTGACATATATGTTTTGGGGAAATTATATGGCATTCCCCACGCTGGGTGCAAAGGAGACAAGAGTGCTGTTGTGTTTGCCTTTGATTTGCTTTCACCCCAGGTGCGAATAGCAAATGTGATAAGCAGGGCTCCTGATGAAAGAGCGCTTTTAAAAAAGAAAAACGGTAAGCCAGAGATTGCTTATATAGAGAAGGAAGCCATAGCAATCAAAACTTATACGGATTGGCTTGATGCCGGATACAAGTAAATTGGGGAAATAATGAAAGGAACAATAATCACGATAACTTCAGGAAAAGGCGGGGTAGGCAAAACTACAATCGCTGCAAATATATCCTTAGGTTTAGCACTAAAAGGAAAAGAAACAGTAGCTGTAGATATGGACATAGGATTGAGAAATTTAGACATGATTTTAGGCTTAGAAAACAGGATTGTATATGACATCATAAATGTAATGGAGAATGAAGCGAAACTTTCTCAAGCACTAATAAGAGATAAAAGAACAGACAAGCTTCATTTTTTGCCTGCTTCCCAGACAAAAGATAAAACATCTGTAAAAATAGATAAATTTTTGGAAATAATGAATGAGTTGAGGGAAAAATTTGACTACATAATCATAGATTCGCCAGCTGGCATTGAGGCAGGCTTCAAAACCTCCATGTTGCCTGCAGATAAAATAATCGTGGTCGCCACCCCAGAGGTCTCGTCAATAAGAGACGCAGATAGAATTATTGGCATTTTAGAAGCAAATGAAAAAAGGGATATCTCCCTTATCATCAACAGAATAAGCTACAGGCTTACCAGAAGGGGAGATATGCTAAGCAAAGATGATGTGATTCAGGTTCTGTCTATTCCTCTTTTAGGCATTGTGCCCGAAAACAAAGATATTATAACCTATGCCAACAAAGGAGAACCGTCTATTTTATACAGAAACTCTATCACTGGAAAAGCATTTAACAACATCGTGTGTAGATTACTGGGAGAAAAAATAGATTTCATGGAAATAAAAGAGGAAAAAGGAATCCTCAAATTATTAAAGATATTTAGGGGCCACAATGATTCTTGATTTTTTATTGAAAAAGAAAGAGAAAAGCTCGAAAGTTGCCCGGGAAAGATTACAGATAGTATTAGCTCATGAAAGAACGCTCAGTATTCCATTCATGGAAAACCTCAGAAAAGACCTGCTGCAAGTAATAGCCAAGTATGTTGACATTGACAAGAAAAACATCGAAGTTAAAATAAACAGATTAGACAATATGGAAATATTAGATATTAATATTCCGCTCAAGCAACGTTAATGCCTCATTTTTCCCGCAGTTAAAACATCCACCCCGCTTTCACCTTTAACAAGGCGGGTAAGCACGGGCGTAGGCATCTCTCTCACGGTAATTATTGTACTACCTATCTTACCAAAACCGCTAATTCTCCCTGCTGTATCTCCTGAATCCCAAACCATACGAAAACACTTATCGCCGATTTCGTATATCTTTATATTGCCACCGAAAAATTTCTCGGTACGCAAAGATACCGAACTTTCTCTAACATTGTTTATCACCATCGCATAAATTTTAGCTTCCTTTTTAAACACAATTAAAGCTTTGGATACCACTGCTGGATGTCCTTCATACTTTTCTATAGGTCTTAAGTTTCTGCCAAACGACATTTCTGTCATATACAAAACTTTCTTTTCCCCCTGGTCATACACAACCAATCTACCGCTTTTATCTAAATAAATGATTTTCTCATCAATTTTGTAAAAATCAAACAAGTTGCGAGGAGAAATGGATAACTCTATCTTGTCTTTTATCTTACCGTTTTCATTTATCTCATATAATCCACCGTAAAAGGGACGAGTAATACCGGATTTCTGGGCAAGCATCATTAACTTTTCGGGTCCTTTATATGTTCTTATATAATAACGGATTTTGTCTTTAATGAGACAAAACTTGTTTCCTTTTATACGACCGATAAATGAAGACAGATTCCCAAACCGATCAAAGTTTGAAAAGAACATCTCTTTTAATCCATCATTATTTATATCAGCACAATCTATATTAAATATATTCCATCCATAATAAAAGGACATAACTGGAGTGAAACCATCTCCGTTAAAATGATAAACAACAACCTTTCTACCAAGAGCCACTATAATCTCTATCTTCCCATCATCATCTATATCTCCCATATAAAAGGCTGTACTTAGAGCGCGTAGGCTTGAGGATGCAATAAGTTCAAAAGTAGGCGTGGAAGACGGCATGTGCAATGGAGCATAAAGACCAAACTTATTCAATGCCTTTTCATAAAAGGTTAAACGCGGCCTCAACTCCAATGAAGAAGGAACAAGATTTTGCACGGGAATAGAAGATTTCGCCTCGCTTGATACTAATTTTTTATTCAACACAGACCTATACCGAGCAATCCTCCTGCCATCGTAACCGGAGAAAACACGGCAACTTACATCTTTATTATCTTCTACATTCACAAAAAACAACATCTCAAGATCTAATGCCCTTCCCACAGTTGCTCTATTCTCTTTATTATTTAAGTCAACTATTTTTTCAGCAGTCAGAGCAATCTGAAATTCATCAGCACCTACCACATAAAATTTACCAGTTTTTTCCAATGCTTCTTTTAACCTTTTATAAACAATAGGTTTCCGCGTCACTATGCCCACCTTCATGGTAGTTGTTCCCGCTTGCCACCTATCTCCTATCTTTATCTGAGCAACAACATTTCTAAATCCTCTGGGTATTATGCCTAAAATACGCTTTCTTTTTTCCTCTGCCCCTCCAATAATCTTTGCCCAAGCGCAGTCTTCTCTCAAATCTGTAATGATGGCATACGCTAATCCCTTTCTTGCCTGATAAACCTCA from Deltaproteobacteria bacterium carries:
- the minE gene encoding cell division topological specificity factor MinE, with the protein product MILDFLLKKKEKSSKVARERLQIVLAHERTLSIPFMENLRKDLLQVIAKYVDIDKKNIEVKINRLDNMEILDINIPLKQR
- the minC gene encoding septum site-determining protein MinC; its protein translation is MAVLNVKGRSFLGFEIEVKSADLEEVEMFIQTTHFPPLFLKDAPVILKFDEDSLPIAQSLIDKLKEKGLNVVAYEANKKIREKLSIPSIDTNSILLSRPSEKESVTWRQNIRSGQTIRADENIVILGNVNTNAYIIAAGDIYVLGKLYGIPHAGCKGDKSAVVFAFDLLSPQVRIANVISRAPDERALLKKKNGKPEIAYIEKEAIAIKTYTDWLDAGYK
- the minD gene encoding septum site-determining protein MinD; this encodes MKGTIITITSGKGGVGKTTIAANISLGLALKGKETVAVDMDIGLRNLDMILGLENRIVYDIINVMENEAKLSQALIRDKRTDKLHFLPASQTKDKTSVKIDKFLEIMNELREKFDYIIIDSPAGIEAGFKTSMLPADKIIVVATPEVSSIRDADRIIGILEANEKRDISLIINRISYRLTRRGDMLSKDDVIQVLSIPLLGIVPENKDIITYANKGEPSILYRNSITGKAFNNIVCRLLGEKIDFMEIKEEKGILKLLKIFRGHNDS
- a CDS encoding VCBS repeat-containing protein — encoded protein: MLSTPVFAGSFEDIAKDVSSKILPQYGLVTKVGEEMIELNKGRSGGLFTGEILFIYRLKGVVKDPYSGEVYQARKGLAYAIITDLREDCAWAKIIGGAEEKRKRILGIIPRGFRNVVAQIKIGDRWQAGTTTMKVGIVTRKPIVYKRLKEALEKTGKFYVVGADEFQIALTAEKIVDLNNKENRATVGRALDLEMLFFVNVEDNKDVSCRVFSGYDGRRIARYRSVLNKKLVSSEAKSSIPVQNLVPSSLELRPRLTFYEKALNKFGLYAPLHMPSSTPTFELIASSSLRALSTAFYMGDIDDDGKIEIIVALGRKVVVYHFNGDGFTPVMSFYYGWNIFNIDCADINNDGLKEMFFSNFDRFGNLSSFIGRIKGNKFCLIKDKIRYYIRTYKGPEKLMMLAQKSGITRPFYGGLYEINENGKIKDKIELSISPRNLFDFYKIDEKIIYLDKSGRLVVYDQGEKKVLYMTEMSFGRNLRPIEKYEGHPAVVSKALIVFKKEAKIYAMVINNVRESSVSLRTEKFFGGNIKIYEIGDKCFRMVWDSGDTAGRISGFGKIGSTIITVREMPTPVLTRLVKGESGVDVLTAGKMRH